One Rhizobiales bacterium GAS188 DNA window includes the following coding sequences:
- a CDS encoding Predicted RNA-binding protein, contains PUA-like domain, producing MAYWLMKSEPDAWSWEQQVKKGAAGEAWTGVRNHTARQNLMQMKKGEKAFFYHSNVGKEIVGIVEVIREAYPDHTDKSGIFVMVDVKAVAPVPKPVSLATLKADPRFADMSLVKFSRLSVQPVTDKEWRTICEMGGVKP from the coding sequence ATGGCCTATTGGCTGATGAAGTCGGAGCCGGACGCCTGGTCCTGGGAGCAGCAGGTCAAGAAAGGCGCGGCGGGGGAGGCTTGGACGGGGGTGCGCAACCATACGGCCAGGCAGAACCTGATGCAGATGAAGAAGGGCGAAAAGGCCTTCTTCTATCATTCGAATGTCGGCAAGGAGATCGTCGGCATCGTCGAGGTCATCCGCGAGGCCTATCCCGACCACACCGACAAGAGCGGCATTTTCGTCATGGTCGACGTCAAGGCCGTCGCGCCGGTGCCGAAGCCGGTGTCGCTCGCGACCCTCAAGGCCGATCCCCGTTTCGCCGACATGTCGCTCGTGAAGTTTTCGCGCCTGTCGGTGCAACCCGTGACCGACAAGGAATGGCGCACGATCTGCGAGATGGGCGGTGTAAAGCCGTAG
- a CDS encoding Rubrerythrin, which yields MKSLSELTEAEVLALAIANEEEDSRIYQIFAEKLRVQFPASATVFDDMAAEERSHRSTLYDAYRERFGEHLPPIRREDVRGFLKRRSIWMLDNLGRERMLKEAEVMEAQAANFYDKAAVQTQDLAVRQLFVHLAEIERGHGHRAQEAEDRNLTPGALQKEEEVGQRIFLLQYVQPGLVGLMDGSVSTLAPLFAAAFATHDNWPTFLVGLAAAIGAGISMGFAEALSDDGKLTGRGSPLIRGVVCGLMTTFGGIFHTIPYLVPSTVPNAFVVATSISAVIVIIELVAISWIRAKYMDTPMLRAAFQVVIGGILVFLAGILIGSA from the coding sequence ATGAAATCCCTTTCCGAGCTGACCGAAGCCGAAGTCCTTGCCTTGGCGATCGCCAACGAGGAGGAGGATTCGCGCATCTATCAGATCTTCGCCGAGAAGCTGCGGGTGCAGTTCCCGGCTTCCGCGACCGTGTTCGACGACATGGCGGCCGAGGAGAGGTCGCACCGCTCCACCTTGTACGACGCCTATCGCGAGCGCTTCGGCGAGCATCTGCCCCCGATCCGGCGCGAGGATGTGCGCGGCTTCCTGAAGCGCCGCAGCATCTGGATGCTCGACAATCTCGGCCGCGAGCGCATGCTCAAGGAGGCCGAGGTCATGGAGGCGCAGGCCGCGAATTTCTACGACAAGGCGGCGGTGCAGACCCAGGATCTTGCGGTGCGCCAGCTCTTCGTGCATCTCGCCGAGATCGAGCGCGGCCATGGCCACCGCGCCCAGGAGGCCGAGGACCGCAACCTCACGCCCGGCGCGCTGCAGAAGGAGGAAGAGGTCGGGCAACGCATCTTCCTCCTGCAATATGTGCAGCCGGGCCTGGTCGGCCTCATGGACGGTTCGGTCTCGACGCTGGCTCCGCTATTCGCTGCGGCCTTCGCGACGCATGACAATTGGCCGACCTTCCTGGTCGGGCTTGCCGCCGCCATCGGCGCGGGCATCAGCATGGGGTTCGCCGAGGCCTTGTCCGATGACGGCAAGCTCACCGGGCGCGGCTCGCCGCTGATCCGAGGCGTCGTCTGCGGCCTGATGACCACCTTCGGCGGCATCTTCCACACGATTCCTTATCTCGTGCCTTCGACCGTCCCCAATGCTTTCGTGGTGGCGACCTCGATCTCGGCCGTGATCGTCATCATCGAGCTCGTCGCAATTTCCTGGATCCGGGCGAAATACATGGATACGCCGATGTTGCGGGCGGCCTTCCAGGTTGTCATCGGCGGCATACTGGTGTTCCTTGCCGGCATCCTCATCGGGAGCGCATGA
- a CDS encoding Predicted N-acetyltransferase YhbS has protein sequence MTTLPLLIRREGHADAEAIERLHERAFGPGRFARTAFRLREGAGARPDLCFTAQVGTYLVGSIRLSPVVMGDAPGLMLGPVAVEPAFMSRGIGYQLIAASLDAAREAGDRRVILVGDESYYARSGFTKVPPGRLALPGPVDPQRLLWLELTPGAFEGVSGAVRPSRA, from the coding sequence ATGACAACCTTGCCCCTGCTCATCCGCCGCGAAGGCCATGCCGACGCCGAAGCCATCGAACGTCTGCATGAGCGCGCCTTCGGGCCCGGCCGCTTCGCGCGCACCGCCTTCCGGCTGCGCGAAGGAGCAGGCGCACGTCCCGATCTCTGCTTCACGGCGCAGGTCGGGACCTATCTGGTCGGCTCGATCCGCCTGTCGCCGGTGGTCATGGGCGATGCGCCAGGCCTCATGCTCGGCCCCGTCGCCGTCGAGCCGGCCTTCATGAGCCGCGGCATCGGCTATCAATTGATCGCTGCCTCCCTCGATGCGGCGCGCGAGGCCGGCGACCGCCGTGTGATCCTGGTTGGCGACGAATCCTATTATGCGCGCTCCGGCTTCACCAAGGTTCCGCCCGGCCGGCTGGCCCTGCCGGGTCCGGTCGACCCGCAGCGCCTCTTATGGCTCGAGCTCACGCCCGGCGCCTTCGAGGGCGTGTCCGGCGCCGTCAGGCCATCGAGAGCGTAG
- a CDS encoding ornithine decarboxylase, with protein sequence MDFHRRFTFLVCAPAFDAVDLEGLRLQQIIAAVEQLGFEVVRARRIEDAELAVQTDAAIGCMVVDWGKKGLEGKTAALINLMRRRGLEMPIVMLVRRKRLEDIPVEVMDYIDGYVFLAEETPEFIAKNLISRLRLYAETLKTPFFGALVDYAEQGNQLWTCPGHNGGVFYNRSPIGRIFVEHLGESVFRDDLDNSVLELGDLLVHEGPALRAQQEAAAIFGAEKTYFVLNGTSASNKIVLSALVAEDDLVLFDRNNHKAAHHGALFIGGGIPIFLETDRSAYGLIGPIDHEALEETRLRQKIRDNPLVKDPQAWRRERPFRVAVIEQCTYDGTIHDARAIVERIGHLCDYILFDEAWAGFMKFHPLYSGRFAMGLQALGPNHPGIIATQSTHKQLASFSQASQIHVKDRHIAGQSRRVEHRRFNEFFLLHASTSPFYPLFASLDVGAQMMKGRSGEVLWDDTVRLGIELRKKLRAIRREFEEKERDPARRWFFDAFVPDRVSMPAANAADEPQEEEPQKIAAHDIAWEHVSTDELASDTRYWELNPGAKWHGFTRVVPGFAMTDPNKLTLLTPGFDPHTGEYDLHGIPAPVVAQFLRENRVVPEKNDLNSLLFLLTPGVESSKAGTLLSTLVAFKRLYDDNALLDAAIPAFVRRRPSRYAGLRLKDLCAEMHAFFRDSRTSALQRAQFAPEHLPTMVMRPQEAVRQMVRNKVDYLPIDQVFGRIATTLFVVYPPGIATIIPGERLDDRARPMLDYLKMFERSANLFPGFEAEIQGLYREIEPDGSIRFYTYVVRE encoded by the coding sequence ATGGACTTCCACAGGCGTTTCACTTTTCTCGTATGTGCCCCGGCTTTCGACGCCGTGGATCTCGAAGGCCTGCGGCTCCAACAGATCATTGCGGCCGTCGAACAGCTCGGATTCGAGGTGGTGAGGGCGCGGCGCATAGAGGATGCGGAGCTCGCCGTTCAGACCGATGCCGCGATCGGCTGCATGGTGGTCGATTGGGGCAAGAAGGGTCTCGAGGGAAAAACTGCCGCGCTCATCAACCTCATGCGTCGCCGCGGCCTGGAAATGCCGATCGTGATGCTCGTGCGCCGCAAGCGGCTCGAAGACATACCCGTGGAGGTGATGGATTACATCGACGGCTATGTGTTCCTTGCCGAGGAGACGCCGGAGTTCATCGCCAAGAACCTCATCAGCCGGCTCAGATTATATGCCGAGACCTTGAAGACGCCGTTCTTCGGCGCCCTCGTCGACTATGCGGAGCAAGGCAATCAGCTCTGGACCTGCCCGGGGCATAATGGCGGCGTCTTCTACAACCGCAGCCCGATCGGACGCATCTTCGTCGAGCATCTCGGCGAATCGGTGTTCCGCGACGATCTCGACAATTCGGTGCTCGAGCTCGGCGATCTTCTGGTCCATGAAGGGCCGGCACTGCGCGCGCAACAGGAAGCCGCGGCGATCTTCGGCGCCGAGAAGACCTATTTCGTCCTGAACGGAACCTCCGCTTCGAACAAGATCGTTCTCTCGGCGCTGGTCGCCGAAGACGACCTCGTGCTCTTCGATCGCAACAATCACAAGGCCGCCCATCACGGCGCCCTGTTCATCGGCGGCGGCATCCCGATCTTCCTGGAAACCGATCGCAGCGCCTATGGGCTCATCGGGCCGATCGATCACGAGGCGCTCGAGGAAACGCGGCTGCGACAGAAGATCCGCGACAATCCGCTCGTCAAGGATCCGCAAGCGTGGCGACGCGAGCGGCCCTTCCGCGTCGCGGTGATCGAGCAATGCACCTATGACGGCACGATCCACGATGCGCGCGCGATCGTCGAGCGGATCGGGCATCTGTGCGACTACATTCTCTTCGACGAGGCGTGGGCCGGGTTCATGAAGTTTCATCCCCTGTACTCCGGGCGATTTGCCATGGGGCTACAGGCGCTCGGCCCCAATCACCCGGGCATCATCGCGACGCAGTCGACCCACAAGCAGCTCGCGAGCTTCTCACAGGCCTCGCAGATCCACGTCAAGGATCGCCACATAGCCGGGCAGAGCCGGCGGGTCGAGCATCGCCGCTTCAACGAGTTCTTCCTGCTGCACGCGTCGACCTCGCCCTTTTATCCGCTGTTTGCCTCTCTCGATGTCGGCGCGCAGATGATGAAGGGGCGGTCCGGCGAGGTCCTTTGGGACGATACGGTCAGGCTCGGCATCGAGTTGAGGAAAAAGCTGCGGGCCATCCGGCGGGAATTCGAGGAGAAGGAAAGGGATCCGGCGCGGCGATGGTTCTTCGATGCCTTCGTGCCCGATCGCGTCAGCATGCCGGCCGCGAACGCAGCAGACGAGCCTCAAGAGGAGGAGCCCCAGAAGATCGCAGCCCATGATATCGCATGGGAGCATGTGTCGACCGACGAGCTCGCCTCCGACACGCGCTACTGGGAGCTGAATCCTGGCGCAAAATGGCATGGCTTCACGCGCGTGGTGCCAGGTTTCGCCATGACGGATCCGAACAAGCTCACTTTGCTGACGCCGGGCTTCGATCCGCACACGGGCGAATATGACCTGCACGGAATACCGGCGCCCGTGGTCGCACAATTCCTGCGCGAGAACCGCGTCGTGCCCGAGAAGAACGACCTGAACTCGCTTCTGTTTCTTTTGACGCCAGGGGTCGAATCGAGCAAGGCCGGCACGCTGTTGAGCACGCTCGTCGCCTTCAAGCGTCTCTATGACGACAACGCGCTTCTGGATGCCGCGATCCCGGCATTCGTCCGGCGCAGACCATCCCGCTATGCGGGGCTGCGTCTCAAGGATCTCTGCGCCGAGATGCACGCCTTCTTCCGTGACAGCCGCACAAGCGCGCTGCAACGGGCCCAATTCGCGCCCGAGCATCTGCCGACCATGGTGATGCGCCCGCAGGAGGCGGTTCGCCAGATGGTCCGCAACAAGGTCGACTATCTGCCGATCGATCAAGTGTTCGGCCGGATCGCGACGACCCTGTTCGTCGTCTACCCGCCCGGCATTGCGACCATCATCCCCGGTGAGCGGCTCGATGACCGGGCCCGGCCCATGCTCGACTATCTCAAGATGTTCGAGCGCAGCGCCAACCTCTTCCCGGGCTTCGAGGCTGAGATCCAGGGCCTCTACCGGGAGATCGAGCCCGACGGCTCCATCCGCTTCTACACCTATGTCGTGCGGGAATAG
- a CDS encoding homospermidine synthase — protein MSPPMTLPTTKHCRFGGRLVIVGFGSIGQGTLPLILRHIDIDPSRITIVTAEERGHAEAEALGVRFVIEPLTRENHRSVLEPLIGAGDFLLNVSIDVSSVALIAFCGERGALYLDTCIEPWAGGYTDPSLSASLRSNYGLREQALALRRQGADRGPTALVTHGANPGLVSHFVKQALTNIAGDTGVAQPDAPGNREAWAALARQLEIKVIHIAERDTQVANVPKPVGQFVNTWSIGGFCGEGRQPCELGWGTHERHFPVDGAHHAFGRKSAIYLDRPGASVRVRSWTPLEGPYHGFLITHAESISISDYLTLHKNGEAVYRPTVHYAYHPCDDAVLSLHEFAGKEWQIQPSQRLMMEEIVSGIDELGVLLCGHAKGAYWYGSRLSIEEARRLCAYNNATSLQVCVTVLAGMVWCIEHPEEGVVEPDEVDFRRILEICMPYLGPVVGAYTDWTPLDERGLLFQEEVDANDPWQFKNIRVA, from the coding sequence ATGTCGCCTCCCATGACGTTGCCCACCACCAAGCATTGCCGGTTCGGCGGCCGCCTTGTCATTGTCGGCTTCGGCTCGATCGGTCAGGGAACCCTGCCGCTCATCTTGCGCCATATCGACATCGACCCGTCGCGCATCACCATCGTAACGGCCGAGGAGCGCGGGCATGCCGAGGCCGAGGCGCTCGGCGTACGCTTCGTGATCGAGCCGCTGACGCGCGAAAACCATCGCAGCGTGCTCGAGCCGCTCATCGGCGCAGGCGATTTCCTGCTCAACGTCTCGATCGATGTGTCGTCCGTGGCGCTGATCGCGTTCTGTGGCGAGCGAGGCGCGCTGTACCTCGACACCTGTATCGAGCCCTGGGCCGGCGGCTATACCGATCCGTCGCTTTCGGCGTCGCTGCGCTCGAATTACGGCTTGCGCGAGCAGGCCCTCGCGTTGCGCCGGCAAGGCGCCGATCGGGGTCCGACCGCGCTCGTCACCCATGGCGCCAACCCGGGCCTCGTCTCCCATTTCGTGAAGCAGGCGCTGACGAACATCGCCGGCGACACTGGCGTGGCACAGCCTGACGCACCGGGAAATCGCGAGGCCTGGGCAGCCCTTGCTCGCCAGCTTGAGATCAAGGTCATCCACATCGCCGAGCGGGACACGCAGGTGGCGAATGTGCCGAAGCCTGTGGGTCAATTCGTCAACACCTGGTCGATCGGCGGCTTCTGCGGCGAGGGCCGGCAGCCCTGCGAGCTCGGTTGGGGGACGCATGAGCGCCATTTTCCCGTCGACGGCGCCCATCACGCATTCGGCCGCAAATCGGCGATTTATCTCGATCGGCCGGGCGCTTCGGTGCGGGTGCGCAGTTGGACGCCGCTCGAAGGCCCCTATCACGGCTTCCTGATCACCCACGCCGAATCGATCTCGATCTCCGATTACCTGACGCTGCACAAGAATGGTGAAGCGGTGTACAGGCCGACCGTCCATTACGCTTACCACCCTTGCGACGACGCAGTGCTGAGCCTGCATGAGTTCGCGGGCAAGGAGTGGCAGATCCAGCCATCGCAACGGCTGATGATGGAGGAGATCGTCTCCGGCATCGACGAGCTGGGCGTGCTGCTCTGCGGCCACGCCAAGGGCGCCTATTGGTACGGATCGCGCCTTTCGATCGAAGAGGCACGCCGGCTCTGCGCCTACAACAATGCGACCAGCCTTCAGGTCTGTGTCACTGTCCTTGCCGGGATGGTCTGGTGCATCGAGCACCCCGAAGAAGGGGTGGTCGAGCCCGACGAAGTCGATTTTCGCCGCATCCTCGAGATTTGCATGCCCTATCTCGGGCCGGTCGTCGGCGCCTACACCGACTGGACCCCTCTCGATGAGCGCGGCTTGCTGTTCCAGGAGGAAGTCGACGCGAACGACCCTTGGCAGTTCAAGAACATTCGCGTGGCCTGA
- a CDS encoding peptide-methionine (S)-S-oxide reductase, with translation MFSFRKRVAMPSRNEALPGRAEPIHTAEHHFVNGRRLAPPYPEGTEQVILGLGCFWGAEKTFWSLPGVWITAVGYSGGATPNPTYEEVCSGLTGQNEVVLVVYDPEKLPFDTLLRTFWEGHDPTQGMRQGNDVGTQYRSSVYCSTPAQLAAAEASRDSYAKSLAKAGYGAITTEIAEAGPFYFAEDYHQQYLAKNPHGYCGHGGTGVSCPIGTKVSA, from the coding sequence ATGTTCTCCTTCCGCAAGCGTGTGGCGATGCCGTCCCGGAACGAGGCGCTGCCTGGACGGGCAGAGCCGATCCACACGGCCGAACATCATTTCGTCAACGGACGCAGGCTCGCGCCCCCTTATCCGGAAGGCACCGAGCAGGTCATTCTCGGCCTCGGCTGCTTCTGGGGAGCCGAGAAAACCTTCTGGAGCCTTCCCGGCGTCTGGATCACGGCAGTCGGCTATTCCGGGGGAGCGACACCCAACCCGACCTATGAGGAGGTCTGCTCGGGCCTGACCGGGCAGAACGAGGTGGTGCTCGTCGTCTATGATCCGGAAAAGCTTCCTTTCGACACGCTCTTGCGGACCTTCTGGGAAGGCCATGATCCGACGCAGGGCATGCGCCAGGGCAATGATGTCGGCACGCAATATCGCTCGTCTGTCTATTGTTCGACACCGGCCCAGCTTGCCGCCGCCGAAGCCTCGCGCGACAGCTATGCAAAATCCCTCGCGAAGGCCGGCTATGGCGCGATCACGACCGAGATCGCCGAGGCCGGCCCCTTCTACTTCGCCGAGGATTATCACCAGCAATATCTCGCCAAGAACCCGCATGGCTATTGCGGCCATGGTGGCACGGGCGTGTCTTGTCCCATCGGGACGAAGGTTTCGGCCTGA
- a CDS encoding cardiolipin synthase, producing MINLPNFITIGRLLLVPVLIVMITQGRWLAAVICFLVAGVSDAVDGYIAKRFSLRTELGAYIDPLADKALLMSIYVTLAVVGTLPGWLAITVVSRDVMIMVGVVVAWLIERPLAIKPLAVSKVNTAAQIAFAGLVLAANAFSFDLGEAKQWMMALIAVLTVASAGAYLLTWFAHMSEQAK from the coding sequence ATGATTAATCTGCCGAATTTCATCACCATCGGGCGCCTGCTGCTGGTGCCGGTCCTCATCGTCATGATCACGCAAGGACGCTGGCTTGCGGCCGTCATCTGCTTCCTCGTGGCCGGCGTGTCCGACGCGGTCGATGGCTACATCGCCAAGCGGTTTTCGCTGCGCACCGAGCTTGGCGCCTATATCGATCCCCTGGCCGACAAGGCACTTCTGATGTCCATCTATGTGACGCTTGCCGTCGTCGGCACGCTGCCCGGATGGCTGGCGATCACGGTCGTGTCGCGCGACGTGATGATCATGGTCGGTGTCGTCGTCGCCTGGCTGATCGAGCGCCCGCTGGCCATCAAGCCGCTCGCGGTCAGCAAGGTGAACACGGCGGCCCAGATCGCCTTTGCGGGGCTGGTGCTCGCGGCCAACGCCTTCAGCTTCGATCTCGGCGAGGCGAAGCAGTGGATGATGGCGCTGATCGCCGTCTTGACGGTGGCTTCGGCCGGCGCCTACCTGCTCACCTGGTTCGCCCATATGAGCGAGCAGGCGAAATGA
- a CDS encoding tRNA pseudouridine38-40 synthase, translating into MTRYKLIIEYDGTPFDGFQAQADGRSVQDRLEMALTRLTSETLRIRAAGRTDAGVHASHQVVHVDLARDWRTDTLRDALNAHLRPQPICVLAAFQVPDSFDARVSAIKRHYRYRILNRRAPPALEAGRVWHVPRPLDAQAMHAAAQLLVGRHDFTTFRAADCQALSPVKTLDRLDVSRQGDEVVIYASARSFLHRQVRSMVGTIEMAGGGRWTLADVRAALEARDRSRCGRTAPAAGLCLIGVDYLADAESAGGD; encoded by the coding sequence ATGACGCGCTACAAGCTCATCATCGAATATGACGGCACGCCCTTTGACGGCTTCCAGGCCCAGGCGGATGGGCGCTCCGTGCAGGATCGCTTGGAGATGGCGCTGACGCGTCTCACCAGCGAGACGCTGCGCATCCGCGCCGCGGGGCGGACGGATGCCGGCGTGCATGCCTCGCACCAGGTGGTTCATGTCGACCTCGCCAGGGATTGGCGGACCGACACCTTGCGCGATGCCCTGAACGCCCATTTGCGGCCGCAGCCGATCTGCGTGCTTGCGGCCTTCCAAGTGCCCGACAGCTTCGATGCGCGCGTCTCGGCGATCAAGCGGCATTACCGCTACCGGATCTTGAACCGGCGCGCTCCGCCGGCGCTCGAGGCCGGCCGCGTCTGGCACGTGCCGCGCCCGCTCGACGCGCAGGCAATGCATGCAGCCGCCCAATTGCTCGTCGGACGGCACGATTTCACCACCTTCCGCGCCGCCGATTGCCAGGCGCTGAGCCCCGTCAAGACGCTCGACCGGCTCGATGTCAGCCGTCAGGGCGATGAAGTCGTCATCTACGCCTCGGCGCGTTCCTTCCTGCATCGCCAGGTGCGCTCCATGGTCGGCACGATCGAGATGGCCGGCGGCGGACGCTGGACCCTTGCCGATGTCCGCGCCGCGCTCGAAGCACGCGACAGGTCGCGCTGCGGGCGCACCGCGCCGGCCGCCGGTCTATGTTTGATCGGCGTCGACTATCTGGCGGATGCGGAGAGCGCCGGCGGCGATTGA
- a CDS encoding hydroxypyruvate isomerase has translation MPRFSAHLSFLWQELPFLERLVAAKTAGFPAVECAVPEAPAAEMRRRVEDLGLAFIGINTSPGEEQGGRTGLAAMPGRESAFAANLDAALTYAATAGVKHIHVLAGVIDGIARPQAEATFLNNMETGIRMAEKAGVMLVIEGLNSRDRPGYFLSRSQEAFAIAARFASPHLKVMFDTYHSQIMEGDIVARLEANLSQIGHIQISGVPNRSEPDSGELNHREIFAAIDRLAWAGYVGCEYKPRTTTQAGLGWIKALTGE, from the coding sequence ATGCCCCGCTTTTCGGCCCATCTGTCCTTCCTGTGGCAGGAACTGCCTTTCCTCGAGCGGCTCGTCGCCGCGAAGACGGCGGGCTTTCCCGCCGTCGAATGCGCGGTCCCTGAAGCTCCGGCCGCCGAGATGCGGCGGCGTGTGGAAGATCTCGGGCTTGCCTTCATCGGCATCAACACCTCGCCCGGCGAAGAGCAAGGCGGCCGCACCGGCCTTGCGGCCATGCCGGGGCGCGAATCGGCCTTCGCGGCCAATCTGGACGCGGCGCTCACCTATGCGGCGACTGCCGGCGTCAAGCATATTCACGTCCTCGCGGGCGTGATCGACGGGATCGCGCGCCCGCAAGCCGAGGCGACCTTCCTGAACAATATGGAGACCGGCATCCGCATGGCCGAGAAAGCCGGTGTCATGCTGGTCATCGAAGGACTGAATTCACGCGACCGGCCGGGCTATTTCCTGTCACGCTCGCAAGAAGCCTTCGCCATCGCGGCGCGCTTCGCCTCGCCGCATCTCAAGGTGATGTTCGACACCTATCATTCGCAGATCATGGAAGGCGACATCGTCGCCAGGCTCGAGGCGAACCTTTCACAGATCGGCCATATCCAGATCTCGGGCGTACCCAACCGCAGCGAGCCTGATTCCGGGGAGCTGAACCATCGTGAGATCTTCGCGGCAATCGACCGCCTGGCCTGGGCGGGGTATGTGGGCTGCGAATACAAGCCGCGCACCACGACGCAAGCCGGGCTCGGCTGGATCAAGGCTTTGACGGGGGAGTGA
- a CDS encoding cold-shock DNA-binding protein family yields the protein MPTGTVKWFNAQKGFGFIQPEAGGADVFVHISAVERAGMSNLNEGQKLSYELEKGKQGKTSAVNLQAV from the coding sequence ATGCCGACCGGGACTGTCAAGTGGTTTAACGCCCAAAAGGGCTTCGGCTTCATCCAACCTGAGGCTGGTGGTGCCGACGTATTCGTTCATATCTCGGCCGTTGAGCGCGCCGGGATGAGCAATCTCAACGAAGGTCAGAAGCTCAGCTACGAGCTCGAGAAGGGCAAGCAGGGCAAGACCTCCGCGGTCAATCTGCAGGCCGTCTGA
- a CDS encoding Ubiquinone/menaquinone biosynthesis C-methylase UbiE, which translates to MTDQAASFIGSIPDNYDRFLGPVIFVDFAADIARRVAASGPARVLETAAGTGIVTRALRDLLSPEAHLTATDLNPPMLEVARSKFRPGEQIDLRQADATALPFPDGGFDAVLCQFGVMFFPDKDKSYREVQRVLARQGRFIFSVWDSHSRNPFGRLAHEIVGRFFPDDPPQFYQVPFGYHRIDPIKESLTDAGFTDITVAVLNLEKEIPNAGDFARGLVYGNPLVDQIRARGGVDPDRVVESLTQALQREFGAGPSRIPLQTITFEARSR; encoded by the coding sequence ATGACAGATCAGGCGGCGAGCTTCATCGGCAGCATCCCGGACAATTACGATCGATTTTTGGGCCCCGTAATCTTCGTCGATTTCGCTGCCGACATCGCGCGCCGTGTGGCTGCGTCCGGTCCGGCGCGCGTGCTCGAAACGGCGGCCGGCACCGGCATCGTGACCCGCGCGTTGCGCGATCTGCTATCGCCCGAAGCGCATTTGACAGCCACTGATCTCAATCCGCCGATGCTCGAAGTGGCGCGGTCGAAGTTTCGTCCAGGCGAGCAGATTGACCTTCGACAAGCCGACGCCACAGCCCTTCCGTTCCCGGATGGCGGCTTTGACGCCGTCCTGTGTCAGTTCGGAGTGATGTTCTTTCCCGACAAGGACAAGTCCTACCGCGAGGTGCAACGCGTGCTGGCCCGGCAGGGCCGCTTCATCTTCAGCGTCTGGGACTCTCACAGCCGCAACCCGTTTGGCCGGCTGGCGCACGAGATCGTTGGTCGCTTCTTTCCTGACGATCCGCCGCAATTCTACCAAGTGCCGTTCGGCTATCACCGGATCGATCCGATCAAGGAGTCCCTGACCGACGCCGGGTTCACCGATATCACGGTTGCGGTGCTCAACCTCGAGAAGGAGATCCCGAATGCCGGCGACTTCGCGCGCGGCCTGGTTTACGGCAACCCGCTCGTCGACCAGATTCGGGCACGCGGCGGTGTGGATCCCGATCGGGTCGTCGAGTCCCTGACGCAGGCGCTGCAGCGGGAATTCGGTGCCGGTCCCAGCAGGATTCCGCTTCAGACGATCACCTTCGAGGCGCGAAGCCGCTAG
- a CDS encoding Fatty acid desaturase translates to MPSTRIKLRAAPARLTEWPTVALVVVIYGGWLGITYFQATLPWWILCPVGAWLVAWQSSLQHEILHGHPTRWRRFNRLLALPALSLWLPYESYRVAHLTHHRDERLTDPLDDPESFYWTKGLWASLDRVWYPLLRLQTTLAGRLLIGPGWTVPRFLIKQVDALRHGSPVAQRAWRSHLVPLALVLLWLVLVCKMNLLLYIFGIVYPAVALMLLRSFAEHRAASEVFERTAIVENAPVLGLLYLYNNLHAAHHELPTLAWYKIPAWYRANRDRLVRDNGGLVYDGYLEVMRRYLLRPHDGLLHPSDRAPAARAALATD, encoded by the coding sequence ATGCCGTCCACCCGCATCAAGCTTCGAGCTGCTCCGGCGCGTCTGACCGAATGGCCGACCGTCGCACTTGTGGTCGTGATTTATGGCGGCTGGCTCGGCATCACCTATTTCCAGGCGACCCTGCCCTGGTGGATCCTGTGCCCGGTCGGCGCCTGGCTGGTGGCCTGGCAAAGCTCCTTGCAGCACGAGATCCTGCATGGCCATCCGACGCGCTGGCGGCGTTTCAACCGCCTGCTGGCGCTTCCAGCTCTGTCGCTCTGGCTGCCTTATGAGAGCTATCGCGTCGCGCATTTGACGCATCATCGCGACGAACGGTTAACCGACCCGCTCGACGACCCGGAATCCTTTTACTGGACCAAAGGGCTGTGGGCCTCGCTCGACCGCGTCTGGTATCCGTTGCTGCGCCTGCAGACGACGCTGGCCGGGCGGCTGCTCATCGGCCCCGGCTGGACCGTGCCGCGCTTCCTGATCAAGCAGGTCGACGCGCTGCGCCATGGCAGCCCCGTGGCGCAGCGTGCCTGGCGCTCGCATCTCGTGCCGCTGGCGCTGGTGCTGCTCTGGCTCGTGCTGGTCTGCAAGATGAACCTCCTCCTCTATATCTTCGGGATCGTCTACCCGGCAGTGGCATTGATGCTGCTGCGATCCTTCGCGGAGCACCGCGCCGCCTCGGAGGTGTTCGAGCGCACCGCGATCGTCGAAAACGCGCCGGTGCTGGGGCTGCTCTATCTCTACAACAACCTGCACGCCGCCCATCACGAGCTCCCGACGCTCGCCTGGTACAAGATCCCCGCCTGGTATCGCGCCAATCGCGACCGGCTGGTCCGCGACAATGGCGGTCTCGTCTATGACGGCTATCTCGAGGTGATGCGCCGCTACCTGCTGCGCCCCCATGACGGGCTCCTGCACCCATCCGATCGCGCCCCGGCCGCCCGCGCCGCCTTGGCGACGGATTAA